A genomic window from Diospyros lotus cultivar Yz01 chromosome 2, ASM1463336v1, whole genome shotgun sequence includes:
- the LOC127793870 gene encoding AP2-like ethylene-responsive transcription factor At1g16060, whose protein sequence is MAKLSQQGSQKSSSKNSSGASTSNDSSSSAATKVKKRTRKSVPRDSPPRRSSVYRGVTRHRWTGRYEAHLWDKNCWNESQNKKGRQVYLGAYDEEAAAAHAYDLAALKYWGQDTVLNFPLSTYEEQIKEMEGQSKEEYIGSLRRKSSGFARGVSKYRGVARHHHNGRWEARIGRVFGNKYLYLGTYATQEEAAVAYDMAAIEYRGLNAITNFDLSRYIKWLKPSQTSGANSQPNPNLSPSPDADPNPDLNSAYTADHELSLSPSSTTLPPPRATASSALGLLLQSSKFKEMLERTAATDCLSTPSESDPPRRSFPDDIQTYFDGHDSGSSFGDGDDDIFADLNSFATPMFQCELDAC, encoded by the exons ATGGCGAAGCTCTCACAGCAGGGAAGTCAGAAAAGCAGTTCGAAGAATAGCAGCGGCGCCAGCACTAGCAACGACAGCAGCAGCTCCGCCGCAACGAAGGTGAAGAAGCGAACCCGGAAGAGCGTCCCCCGGGATTCACCTCCCCGGCGGAGCTCCGTATACCGGGGCGTCACCAG GCACCGGTGGACTGGGAGATACGAAGCTCATTTGTGGGACAAGAACTGCTGGAATGAATCGCAGAACAAGAAGGGAAGACAAG TATATCTGG GGGCCTACGATgaggaagcagcagcagcacatGCTTATGACTTGGCCGCATTGAAGTATTGGGGACAAGACACCGTCCTTAATTTCCCA CTGTCCACTTATGAagaacaaattaaagaaatggaGGGTCAGTCGAAAGAAGAATATATTGGATCCCtaagaag AAAAAGTAGCGGGTTTGCCCGAGGAGTCTCTAAATACAGAGGTGTAGCAAg GCACCATCACAACGGCCGCTGGGAGGCTCGCATTGGCAGGGTCTTTGGCAACAAGTACCTCTATCTGGGCACTTATG CTACCCAAGAAGAAGCGGCGGTGGCCTATGACATGGCGGCAATAGAGTACCGTGGACTGAATGCAATTACCAACTTTGACCTCAGTCGTTACATCAAGTGGCTAAAGCCAAGCCAAACCAGCGGTGCGAACTCCCAACCAAACCCTAACCTTAGCCCTAGCCCTGACGCTGACCCCAATCCCGACCTCAACTCCGCTTACACCGCCGACCACGAGCTCTCATTAAGCCCTAGCTCCACCACCCTGCCTCCGCCGCGCGCCACTGCATCATCGGCATTGGGGCTTCTGCTGCAGTCATCCAAATTCAAGGAAATGCTAGAGAGGACAGCGGCTACTGATTGCCTGTCAACACCGTCGGAGTCCGACCCTCCCCGACGGAGCTTTCCCGATGACATACAAACCTACTTCGACGGCCACGACTCCGGCAGCAGCTTCGGTGATGGGGATGATGACATTTTTGCCGATCTAAATTCGTTTGCCACGCCGATGTTTCAGTGCGAGCTTGATGCGTGTtag